CCGGCGGCGAAGACCCAGCCCGCCCCCCGCGCGACGCGCCGCCGCGCCTCGGCGGGGGCGAGGGCGATCAGCAGCCCCAGCAAAACGGCCGGGGCGGCGAAGGCATGGATCAGGCTGGTCAAATAGGCTGTCATGGTATCGATCCCGAAGGCCGCGCCAATCCTTGAAAAAGCGATGCGACCGGATCGGGCCTTGCCTGATCCGGTCGCGTCACCCCAGGTGAAGTCCGCCGTCCTACTTCAGCGGGACGTACTTGAATTCGTAGTCAACGGCGAAAGACTGGAACCACGGACCGACGCCGCTCGCCTTATCGGTATGACGGCCGAAGCCCTGACGCGACGGCGGGTCGATGTTGTAGCTCAACTTGTAATTGCCGGTGCCGGGCATCTTGATGTTGGCGCCGTAATGGGGCCCGTCGACGGCGACCATCGGCATCAGATTGCCGGTCAGAACCTTGCCGGTATCCTGGTTTTCCAGGCGATAGGAAACGGTGAGGTAAGGCACCCATTCGCCGGCGCCAAAGCCGTTGGGATTGGCTTCGGCGGCGTGAATGTCGGCTTCGAGATGGATATCGGCCTGGGAGGCGGGCAGATCGATGCCGCGCGGCTCCATGTCGATCGGCTTCAGATAAACCGCGGCGACTTCCAAGGTGTTGATCGTCTTGGCTTCGCCGATGGGGAATTCCTGGAATTCCTCGGCATTGGCCGAAGCCGCGACACCAAGCGTAAGGGCGGCGGCGGCCGCTAGGCTAACAAGGGTCTTCATCGATCCTCCTTCGGTCCCGGATCCGCTCCGGGAGCATCGGTATGGTGATTAAGTCGCATTATCGTTTTAAAGTCTTTTTTTAACGGGCTCCTCCGACCCGTGGTCTTTTTTTGCCCGACGCCCGCCGGTCCGGCGGCACCCGCCGCTCTGGCGGCGCCGGGATCAGGGGGTGGCCGGCGACGGACCCCGCCGCCGCGTCGCCACCAGCAAGCCGATCACCGCCGCCACCACCAGGGCGATTTGCGGAACAAGGGATTCGACATAGGGGAACATCCCGATCATCGGCAGGTCGGGGGCCCAGGAGACCAGCGTCGGCTCGATGATCTTGCCTTCCACCAGCTCCATGATGCCCTTGCCGGCGAAGATAAAGGCCATGGCATAGAGCAGCCCCCCGGTGATCATGAAGAACGGCCGGATCGCCAGCTTCATCGCCCCGGCGCGCATCACCAGATAGATGACGCCCAGCCCTACACAGCCGACGGCGAAGCCGCCGGCGATGGCGAACAGCCCGGTGGTATCGGCATCCAGGGTCAGGGCCTGATAGAACAGAACGGTTTCCGCGCCTTCGCGGTAGACGGCCAGGAAGCTGGTGAACCACAGGGCCTTCAGCGATCCCGACGACAGCGA
The DNA window shown above is from Rhodospirillum rubrum ATCC 11170 and carries:
- a CDS encoding iron transporter, yielding MKTLVSLAAAAALTLGVAASANAEEFQEFPIGEAKTINTLEVAAVYLKPIDMEPRGIDLPASQADIHLEADIHAAEANPNGFGAGEWVPYLTVSYRLENQDTGKVLTGNLMPMVAVDGPHYGANIKMPGTGNYKLSYNIDPPSRQGFGRHTDKASGVGPWFQSFAVDYEFKYVPLK